A DNA window from Arachis duranensis cultivar V14167 chromosome 3, aradu.V14167.gnm2.J7QH, whole genome shotgun sequence contains the following coding sequences:
- the LOC107477784 gene encoding uncharacterized protein LOC107477784, producing MSLVEFVYNIFHASIGMALYKALYGQKYQSLLCWYEAGEASLLGLDLSRQNSYKDPRRKPLKFEVGEQVFLRVTLITGIGRAIKTKKLNPRFIGPFEILRRVRPVAYKVALLPHFSNLYDVFHVSQLRKYTSDTAHVLEPESIELKENLTFQATPARIDDTSVKKRRGKEVLLVKVAWKRAGVKDHTYELESEMWKDYLELFSSNH from the exons ATGTCATTGGTGGAGTTTGTGTACAACATCTTTCATGCGAGCATTGGAATGGCTTTGTATAAGGCTTTGTATGGACAGAAGTACCAGTCTCTACtgtgttggtatgaagctggtgAAGCAAGTTTGTTGGGACTGGATTTG AGCCGACAGAACAGTTATAAGGATCCGAGAAGAAAACCGTTGAAATTTGAAGTGGGTGAGCAAGTATTTCTAAGGGTTACTCTGATAACTGGGATTGGAAGGGCAATTAagacaaagaagttgaatccgaGATTCATTGGACCTTTTGAGATCTTGAGACGAGTCAGGCCAGTGGCATATAAAGTAGCTCTACTACCGCATTTTTCTAACCTGTATGACGTATTCCATGTGTCACAACTCCGTAAGTATACATCGGATACGGCTCATGTGTTAGAGCCCGAGTCAATTGAGTTGAAGGAGAACTTGACGTTTCAAGCCACACCAGCGAGAATTGATGACACTAGTGTAAAGAAGCGCCGTGGAAAGGAAGTTTTGCTGGTGAAGGTGGCTTGGAAGAGAGCTGGAGTAAAAGACCACACTTATGAGTTAGAGTCAGAAATGTGGAAGGATTATCTAGAGTTATTCTCAAGTAATCATTAA